A region from the Sulfitobacter sp. D7 genome encodes:
- the tnpA gene encoding IS66-like element accessory protein TnpA — MSKRRVGRGSKYSDEFKRRLVAESQADGVSVPMVSRRHGVPTSRIYSWRSDDRFQPDGSDDAGFMPVEISGGDHDAVPMLPEARPTASSRIEITLENGRKLSVSDGVDAGFVLELARGLAA, encoded by the coding sequence ATGAGTAAACGGCGGGTTGGGCGGGGTTCCAAATACTCGGATGAGTTCAAGCGGCGGTTGGTGGCAGAGAGCCAAGCCGATGGTGTCAGTGTGCCGATGGTTTCTCGCCGTCATGGCGTGCCGACAAGCCGGATTTATTCGTGGCGCAGCGATGACAGGTTTCAACCCGATGGGTCTGATGATGCCGGGTTCATGCCTGTTGAGATTTCAGGCGGCGATCACGATGCAGTACCGATGCTGCCGGAAGCGCGGCCTACAGCCAGCTCCCGGATAGAGATCACGCTGGAGAATGGGCGCAAGCTGAGCGTTAGCGACGGGGTTGATGCTGGCTTTGTGCTGGAACTGGCGCGGGGGCTGGCGGCATGA
- a CDS encoding GFA family protein produces the protein MSLLSGHCLCGAVTVSFEPLKDALGACHCEMCRRWTGSAFLEIDAKPGSLTYDGPVKSYASSDWAERAWCDSCGSTLWYHLTLPGHDYYSLSAGLVENAGGLPLKTEIYIDVKPDGYAFAGDHEIKTKAEVEAGFAAFVEGTKP, from the coding sequence ATGAGCCTTTTGAGCGGTCATTGCCTTTGCGGGGCGGTCACGGTCAGCTTTGAGCCGTTGAAAGACGCGCTTGGTGCCTGCCACTGCGAGATGTGCCGCCGTTGGACCGGCAGTGCGTTCCTTGAGATTGACGCGAAACCGGGCAGCCTGACCTATGACGGCCCGGTGAAATCCTATGCCTCTTCGGACTGGGCTGAGCGGGCATGGTGCGACAGTTGCGGCAGCACGCTTTGGTATCACCTCACGCTGCCGGGGCATGACTATTACTCACTCTCTGCCGGATTGGTGGAGAATGCGGGCGGCCTGCCGCTCAAGACCGAGATTTACATAGATGTGAAGCCCGACGGCTATGCCTTTGCCGGGGACCACGAGATCAAAACCAAGGCCGAAGTCGAAGCAGGATTTGCGGCGTTTGTGGAAGGAACCAAGCCATGA
- a CDS encoding helix-turn-helix transcriptional regulator, whose protein sequence is MTPLYYNFHDIMILTGLGRSTIYRRIEDGTLPGPVKIGHRSLWRRDEFITALALLERP, encoded by the coding sequence ATGACCCCCCTTTACTATAACTTTCATGATATCATGATTTTGACCGGACTTGGTCGCTCAACTATCTACCGTCGCATCGAAGACGGTACGCTGCCGGGGCCCGTAAAAATCGGTCACCGCTCGCTCTGGAGAAGGGATGAGTTCATCACAGCGTTGGCGCTCTTGGAGCGTCCATGA
- a CDS encoding complex I NDUFA9 subunit family protein, translating into MSKLVTIYGGSGFVGRYIAYRMARAGWRVRVAVRHPNEALFVRTYGVVGQVEPVLCNIRNDGSVRDALRGADAVVNCVGILVETGKNGFDAVQSEGAERIAHMAATEGVARFVHVSAIGADMEAESDYARTKGEGEAAILKHMPEAVILRPSIMFGPEDEFFNRFAGMTRTGPILPVAGASTRFQPVFVDDVAKAAEKALEGQAPAGVYELGGPDVDTFRGLMQRMLEVIHRRRLVLNMPWFLAKIVAFGFDMVQAATFGLFTNKMLTRDQVKNLRNDNVVAEGARGFTELGITPTAMDAVLPDYLWRFRPSGQYDAIKASARNLRQG; encoded by the coding sequence ATGTCTAAGCTGGTCACGATTTATGGCGGTTCGGGGTTTGTCGGACGCTATATCGCGTATCGCATGGCCAGAGCTGGTTGGCGGGTACGGGTGGCGGTGCGCCACCCCAACGAAGCGCTCTTTGTGCGGACCTATGGTGTGGTTGGCCAAGTCGAACCTGTTTTGTGCAACATTCGCAACGATGGCTCCGTGCGCGACGCTCTGCGTGGGGCGGACGCGGTCGTGAACTGCGTGGGCATTTTGGTTGAGACCGGAAAGAACGGTTTCGACGCGGTGCAATCCGAAGGGGCGGAGCGTATCGCCCATATGGCCGCAACCGAAGGAGTTGCGCGTTTCGTGCATGTCTCTGCCATCGGCGCGGATATGGAGGCCGAGAGCGACTATGCCCGCACCAAGGGCGAGGGCGAGGCCGCCATTCTCAAACATATGCCTGAGGCCGTGATTCTGCGCCCCTCGATCATGTTTGGCCCCGAGGATGAGTTCTTTAACCGCTTTGCGGGCATGACCCGCACCGGCCCGATCCTACCGGTCGCCGGTGCCTCTACCCGGTTCCAGCCGGTCTTTGTCGATGACGTTGCCAAAGCGGCCGAAAAGGCTCTGGAGGGGCAGGCCCCCGCGGGTGTCTATGAGCTTGGTGGCCCTGATGTGGATACTTTCCGCGGCCTGATGCAGCGTATGCTTGAGGTGATTCACCGTCGGCGTTTGGTGCTCAACATGCCGTGGTTCTTAGCCAAGATCGTCGCCTTTGGGTTCGACATGGTGCAGGCCGCGACCTTTGGTCTTTTCACCAACAAGATGCTGACCCGCGATCAGGTCAAAAACCTGCGCAATGACAACGTTGTGGCAGAAGGGGCGCGCGGCTTTACCGAGCTTGGCATCACCCCCACCGCGATGGACGCGGTGCTGCCCGACTATCTCTGGCGGTTCCGACCCTCGGGGCAATATGACGCCATCAAAGCATCGGCACGTAACCTGCGGCAGGGATAA
- the tnpB gene encoding IS66 family insertion sequence element accessory protein TnpB (TnpB, as the term is used for proteins encoded by IS66 family insertion elements, is considered an accessory protein, since TnpC, encoded by a neighboring gene, is a DDE family transposase.) gives MIPVLADAKIWLAAGVTDMRRGFNGLAAQTAQVLAGDPYSGHLFLFRGRRGDQIKMIWWDGQGACLFTKRLERGRFVWPTASEGKINLSRAQLAMLMEGIDWRMPQKTWRPAMVG, from the coding sequence ATGATCCCTGTTCTGGCGGATGCGAAGATCTGGCTGGCGGCGGGTGTGACGGACATGCGGCGTGGGTTCAACGGTCTGGCGGCACAGACCGCGCAGGTTCTGGCGGGCGATCCCTATTCCGGCCATCTGTTTTTGTTCCGGGGACGGCGAGGTGATCAGATCAAGATGATCTGGTGGGACGGTCAGGGTGCATGCTTGTTCACCAAGCGCTTGGAGCGGGGTCGGTTTGTCTGGCCCACGGCCAGCGAGGGTAAAATCAACCTGAGCCGCGCGCAGTTGGCCATGCTGATGGAAGGCATAGACTGGCGCATGCCGCAGAAGACATGGCGGCCCGCGATGGTGGGCTGA
- a CDS encoding TIGR04255 family protein, which translates to MTRPEHLPDFSDPPLDEVVLGVQFTPVPGYLAVHSKDLWELFRGEFPSVEEQPVLDTHFETFGGPNSDQGPKFHFGQPPVGSRLWFISEDGNHILQFQPDRMITNWRRQNSQGTYPRFEGIADSFSKNLTKLFSHLEKSFGHSTDVNQAEVAYINIIPVEDFSHPSKWFSFWNDTHFEVEGINTSFSEVIRDEHDRPFARLKYEIQSVFTPDGKRRAFRFSLTYKGKPAGRDISSVDDFIAGGREKIVTRFEELTSQSAHEIWGIK; encoded by the coding sequence ATGACACGACCAGAACACCTTCCAGACTTTTCCGACCCTCCGCTTGATGAAGTGGTCTTGGGTGTACAGTTTACCCCTGTACCCGGATATCTTGCCGTACACTCTAAAGATCTTTGGGAGTTGTTCCGAGGTGAGTTCCCTTCTGTCGAGGAACAGCCAGTTCTTGATACACACTTCGAAACATTCGGCGGCCCCAACTCCGACCAAGGCCCAAAGTTTCATTTTGGGCAGCCGCCAGTCGGAAGCCGACTTTGGTTCATCTCTGAAGACGGCAACCACATACTTCAATTCCAGCCAGACCGAATGATTACGAATTGGCGGCGTCAGAACTCTCAAGGAACCTATCCGAGATTTGAAGGTATCGCAGACTCTTTCAGCAAAAATCTAACCAAGCTGTTTTCCCACCTTGAAAAGAGCTTCGGACACTCGACCGATGTAAACCAAGCTGAAGTAGCCTATATTAATATCATTCCAGTCGAAGACTTCTCTCACCCATCGAAGTGGTTCAGCTTCTGGAACGACACTCACTTTGAAGTGGAGGGTATTAACACTAGCTTCAGTGAAGTAATAAGGGACGAACACGATAGACCGTTTGCTAGATTGAAGTATGAGATCCAATCGGTTTTTACTCCAGACGGGAAGAGAAGAGCATTTCGATTTTCGCTAACCTATAAAGGTAAACCCGCAGGGCGAGACATCTCTTCTGTAGATGATTTTATCGCGGGTGGTCGTGAAAAGATAGTTACGAGATTTGAAGAACTTACTAGTCAGTCTGCACATGAAATATGGGGCATAAAATAA
- a CDS encoding undecaprenyl-diphosphate phosphatase, with product MEQSTTLIAAFLGLLEGLTEFIPVSSTGHLLLAGHFLGFESAGRTFEVVIQLGAVLAILTVYSARLWAVFSAAPHDPQARRFIWSVLLAFLPAVFIGVLAHDFIKTVLFETPLLIAIMLVLGGVVLLIVDRIAPAPTYSDATKFPLSMAFKIGVIQCLAMVPGTSRSGATIVGALLLGASKRAAAEFSFFLSMPTMAGAFAYDIYKNRDVLDASAMGEIAVGFVMAFISAVFVVRWVLDYISRYGYALFGWWRILVGGVVIIALWAGF from the coding sequence ATGGAACAGTCGACCACTCTGATCGCCGCCTTTCTGGGTTTGCTGGAGGGGCTGACAGAGTTCATCCCCGTATCTTCGACCGGGCATCTTCTGTTGGCCGGTCACTTCTTGGGCTTTGAGAGCGCCGGGCGGACCTTTGAAGTCGTGATCCAATTGGGCGCGGTGCTGGCGATCCTGACGGTTTATTCCGCACGGCTTTGGGCGGTATTCTCGGCCGCGCCGCATGATCCGCAGGCGCGGCGGTTTATCTGGTCGGTGCTTCTGGCCTTTCTGCCTGCGGTGTTCATCGGGGTTTTGGCCCATGATTTCATCAAGACGGTCCTGTTCGAAACACCTTTGCTGATCGCCATCATGTTGGTGCTGGGCGGGGTGGTGCTGTTGATCGTGGATCGCATCGCACCTGCGCCGACCTATTCCGACGCGACCAAATTCCCCCTTTCCATGGCGTTCAAGATCGGCGTGATCCAATGTCTTGCCATGGTGCCGGGCACCTCGCGGTCGGGGGCGACGATCGTTGGCGCCCTGTTGCTGGGGGCCAGCAAGCGCGCCGCGGCGGAATTCTCGTTCTTTTTGTCGATGCCGACGATGGCGGGCGCCTTTGCCTATGACATCTACAAGAACCGCGACGTGCTGGATGCCTCTGCCATGGGCGAGATCGCCGTGGGCTTTGTCATGGCCTTTATCTCTGCCGTCTTCGTGGTGCGTTGGGTGCTCGATTACATCAGCCGCTATGGCTACGCGCTTTTTGGGTGGTGGCGAATCCTTGTGGGTGGTGTCGTGATCATCGCGCTTTGGGCGGGGTTTTGA
- a CDS encoding GFA family protein, with protein MSAGAAIKADNAMGGEAHHGHCLCGAVTVDVTGPLAAISACHCDLCTRWSGSVQMGIEVPRARVSYKGPIRTYASSSFAERAWCETCGTAVWFADTEGENAELLELAPGLFDGFGGAKLARVVYADRAPSNFALAGELERVSKADYGARALHVEDKR; from the coding sequence ATGAGTGCTGGTGCAGCCATCAAAGCGGACAACGCCATGGGGGGTGAAGCACACCACGGCCACTGTCTGTGCGGCGCGGTCACGGTGGATGTGACCGGGCCGTTGGCTGCGATTTCGGCCTGTCATTGTGACCTCTGCACCCGGTGGAGCGGCTCTGTCCAGATGGGGATCGAAGTGCCACGCGCGCGGGTTTCCTACAAGGGGCCGATCCGGACCTATGCCTCATCCTCCTTTGCCGAGCGGGCGTGGTGCGAGACCTGCGGCACGGCGGTTTGGTTCGCAGATACGGAAGGCGAGAACGCGGAGCTGCTGGAACTGGCTCCGGGGCTCTTCGACGGGTTTGGCGGGGCAAAGCTGGCGCGCGTGGTCTATGCCGACCGCGCCCCAAGCAACTTTGCCTTGGCCGGGGAACTGGAGCGGGTGAGCAAAGCCGATTACGGGGCCCGCGCCCTGCATGTGGAGGACAAGCGATGA
- the sugE gene encoding quaternary ammonium compound efflux SMR transporter SugE yields the protein MAWVYLFFAGLLECGWVIGLKYTQGFTKLQPSVLTVLAMIASFWLLAEAMKDIPVGTAYAVWAGIGAVGVAIIGMTILGEQKDLARVACLLLIVAGIVGLKLVGTTANH from the coding sequence ATGGCTTGGGTTTACTTGTTCTTTGCGGGTCTTCTTGAATGTGGGTGGGTAATTGGTCTGAAATACACTCAAGGCTTCACGAAACTTCAGCCATCTGTCCTGACCGTGCTCGCAATGATCGCAAGCTTCTGGCTCTTGGCTGAAGCAATGAAAGACATTCCCGTAGGTACTGCATATGCCGTTTGGGCAGGTATTGGGGCTGTGGGCGTTGCTATTATTGGAATGACCATCTTGGGAGAGCAAAAAGACTTGGCTCGTGTCGCCTGTCTTCTCTTGATTGTTGCTGGGATTGTTGGGCTGAAACTGGTCGGAACCACGGCCAATCATTAG
- the tnpC gene encoding IS66 family transposase, giving the protein MRKTPPNLADLPPDVQAFVAAQAAELARKDAELLGQSLSHASAQKRLKDEMEAALAAERTAHARAIQSRDTLIADLRLQLHGHKKHRFGSKSESSAQLALELILEELEIEQAAETEGDGEGQTSSEADVPKPPRTPRKRKPFPKGLKRVKKTITPGETCEDCGGRFRELGTDVLEELEYVPGHYIVNQINRPRLACSCCDKVVQAEMPSRPIPKSFVGPALMAHILCCKYGYHLPLYRQSQMFENEGIDLSGSLMALWVGKCTKLLERVADAIRDHVFEAQAIFMDDTTVKLLQKGKGRGKNKSKTARLWVYARDESAWSGAAPPAVWYQFSTNRGAEHPSEHLKSYTGYAHADAYAGYNDAYRTGRIKEMACMAHVRREFYALYESLKLPVAGEAVLRIRKLYDVETQARFLPPHERVALRQELAKPIFDDLEIWLKEQLGKISGKTPLAKAIRYALARLPKARPYLDNGFLEIDNNTAERAVRPVAVGRKNYLFMGSEAGGKSAAIAYTLIETAKMNNVNPEAWLAWVLERIQDHPVNRIPLLLPWASQGMINAQNAEVGDQHAA; this is encoded by the coding sequence ATGCGTAAGACCCCTCCAAATCTGGCTGATCTGCCACCTGACGTGCAGGCCTTTGTAGCCGCACAAGCGGCGGAACTGGCCCGTAAGGATGCGGAGTTGTTGGGCCAATCGTTGAGCCATGCCTCCGCCCAAAAACGCCTCAAGGATGAGATGGAAGCCGCCCTTGCTGCCGAGCGCACCGCCCATGCGCGGGCCATCCAGAGCCGAGATACCCTCATTGCTGATCTGCGCTTGCAATTGCATGGTCACAAAAAGCACCGCTTTGGGTCAAAGTCGGAAAGCAGCGCGCAACTGGCGCTGGAACTGATCCTCGAAGAGTTGGAGATCGAGCAAGCCGCAGAGACTGAAGGTGATGGTGAGGGCCAGACGTCTTCCGAGGCAGACGTCCCAAAGCCGCCGCGCACCCCGCGCAAACGCAAGCCTTTCCCAAAGGGGCTTAAGCGGGTCAAGAAGACCATCACCCCCGGTGAGACCTGTGAAGACTGTGGTGGCCGCTTCAGGGAGCTGGGAACAGATGTTCTGGAAGAGTTGGAATATGTTCCAGGCCATTACATCGTCAATCAGATCAACCGCCCGCGTTTGGCCTGTAGCTGCTGTGACAAGGTGGTTCAGGCGGAGATGCCAAGCCGCCCCATCCCCAAGAGCTTTGTGGGTCCCGCGCTGATGGCGCATATCCTGTGCTGCAAATACGGCTATCACCTGCCGCTCTATCGCCAAAGCCAGATGTTTGAGAACGAAGGCATCGACCTGAGCGGATCGCTCATGGCCCTCTGGGTGGGCAAATGCACCAAGCTGCTTGAACGCGTGGCAGATGCCATCCGTGACCATGTGTTTGAGGCACAAGCCATCTTCATGGATGATACCACGGTCAAGCTGCTCCAGAAGGGCAAAGGGCGTGGCAAAAACAAGAGCAAAACCGCACGGCTATGGGTCTATGCCCGAGATGAGAGCGCCTGGTCCGGGGCCGCGCCACCCGCCGTGTGGTATCAGTTCTCCACCAACCGAGGTGCGGAACACCCGAGCGAACATCTCAAATCCTACACGGGCTACGCCCATGCGGACGCCTATGCAGGCTATAACGATGCCTACCGCACGGGGCGCATCAAGGAGATGGCCTGTATGGCCCATGTGCGACGGGAGTTTTATGCCCTGTATGAAAGCCTGAAGCTGCCTGTGGCGGGCGAAGCGGTCTTGCGCATTCGAAAGCTCTATGACGTTGAAACACAGGCACGGTTCCTACCACCCCATGAGCGCGTGGCCCTGCGTCAGGAACTCGCCAAGCCCATCTTTGATGATCTGGAGATCTGGCTCAAGGAGCAGTTGGGTAAAATCTCCGGCAAGACGCCACTGGCTAAGGCCATCCGATATGCCCTCGCGCGCCTGCCAAAGGCACGGCCTTATCTCGACAACGGCTTCTTGGAAATCGACAATAACACAGCCGAGCGGGCAGTGCGTCCTGTGGCCGTTGGAAGAAAGAACTACCTCTTCATGGGGTCAGAGGCAGGCGGCAAATCCGCAGCAATCGCCTATACTCTCATCGAGACCGCAAAGATGAACAACGTCAATCCCGAAGCCTGGCTCGCTTGGGTGCTCGAACGCATCCAGGATCATCCCGTCAATCGCATCCCCCTGTTGCTACCTTGGGCATCTCAGGGCATGATCAACGCGCAGAATGCTGAGGTCGGGGATCAACACGCCGCCTGA
- a CDS encoding NAD(P)-dependent oxidoreductase — protein sequence MAKQVMLKFTDVARDMPEKRPPDLRRTDFDEIYAEYADAKAAEQSSRCSQCGVPYCQTHCPLHNNIPDWLRLTAEGRLQEAYEISQATNTFPEICGRICPQDRLCEGNCVIEQSGHGTVTIGSIEKYITDTAWEQGWVKPAAPREERAESVGIIGAGPGGLAAADMLRRAGVQVTIYDRYDRAGGLLTYGIPGFKLEKDVVERRNAQLAEGGVTFELNCDVGVDLSFGAIRGKHDAVIIATGVYKTREIEAPGVGGFGVERAIDFLTASNRKSFGDSVDEFESGRLNAAGKKVVVIGGGDTAMDCVRTSIRQGAESVKCLYRRDRANMPGSQREVQNAEEEGVIFEWLSAPKGFVGDPVTGVMVQKMRLGAPDVTGRQAPEVIEGADYVEDADLVIMALGFEPEDLPTLWNEPELPVNRWGTIKADYVTGATALDGVYAVGDIVRGASLVVWAIKDGRDCAQAILDDFNGAQRIAAE from the coding sequence ATGGCGAAGCAGGTCATGCTAAAATTTACAGACGTTGCGCGGGATATGCCCGAAAAACGCCCGCCTGATTTGCGCCGGACGGATTTCGACGAAATTTATGCCGAATATGCGGATGCGAAAGCGGCTGAACAGTCCAGCCGGTGCAGCCAATGCGGCGTGCCCTACTGCCAGACCCATTGCCCTTTGCACAATAACATCCCCGACTGGCTCCGCCTGACTGCAGAAGGGCGTCTGCAAGAGGCCTATGAGATCAGTCAGGCGACCAATACCTTCCCCGAGATCTGTGGCCGCATCTGCCCGCAGGACCGCCTGTGCGAAGGCAACTGCGTGATCGAGCAGTCGGGCCATGGCACCGTCACCATCGGCTCGATCGAGAAATACATCACCGACACCGCATGGGAGCAGGGCTGGGTCAAACCCGCCGCCCCGCGCGAAGAGCGCGCTGAAAGCGTTGGCATCATCGGTGCCGGCCCCGGCGGTCTGGCAGCGGCGGACATGCTGCGCCGCGCGGGCGTGCAGGTCACCATCTATGACCGCTACGACCGTGCGGGCGGCTTGCTGACCTATGGCATCCCCGGCTTCAAGCTTGAGAAAGACGTGGTCGAGCGCCGCAATGCGCAGCTTGCCGAAGGTGGCGTGACCTTTGAATTGAACTGCGATGTGGGCGTCGACCTTAGCTTTGGCGCGATCCGGGGCAAACATGACGCGGTGATCATCGCCACCGGCGTTTACAAAACGCGCGAGATCGAAGCCCCCGGTGTGGGTGGTTTCGGCGTGGAGCGGGCGATCGACTTCCTCACCGCCTCCAACCGCAAAAGCTTTGGCGACTCGGTCGATGAATTCGAAAGCGGTCGCCTGAACGCTGCGGGCAAGAAAGTCGTCGTGATCGGCGGTGGCGACACCGCGATGGACTGCGTGCGCACCTCGATCCGCCAAGGCGCGGAGAGCGTCAAATGTCTCTACCGTCGGGACCGGGCCAATATGCCGGGCAGCCAACGCGAAGTGCAAAACGCCGAGGAAGAAGGCGTGATATTTGAATGGCTGAGCGCGCCCAAGGGCTTTGTCGGCGATCCGGTGACCGGGGTCATGGTGCAAAAGATGCGCCTCGGCGCGCCGGATGTCACTGGCCGTCAGGCCCCCGAGGTGATCGAAGGCGCGGACTACGTCGAAGACGCCGACCTCGTCATCATGGCGCTTGGGTTCGAGCCAGAAGACCTGCCGACCCTTTGGAACGAACCGGAGTTGCCGGTGAACCGCTGGGGCACGATCAAAGCCGATTACGTCACCGGGGCAACGGCGCTTGATGGCGTCTATGCTGTGGGCGACATCGTGCGCGGGGCGAGCCTTGTGGTCTGGGCCATCAAGGATGGCCGCGACTGCGCGCAGGCAATCCTTGATGATTTCAACGGGGCGCAGCGCATCGCTGCGGAATGA